Proteins from one Pseudomonas bijieensis genomic window:
- a CDS encoding protease inhibitor I42 family protein: MSITRLLIPLSLALLSACATQSGRNVTVEKLSQCPVRLNNGQNLILSLPSNPTTGYRWAIQDSAGGVLKGLGPEVYRNPEDAGIVGAAGVSTWRFQAFNAGTGRLRLTYQQPWAPEVPPVETFDCAIAVN, encoded by the coding sequence ATGTCCATCACCCGCCTGCTCATCCCCTTGAGCCTCGCCCTGCTGAGCGCCTGCGCCACGCAAAGTGGACGCAACGTGACCGTGGAAAAACTGAGCCAGTGCCCGGTGCGGCTCAATAACGGGCAGAACCTGATTTTGAGCTTGCCGAGCAACCCCACCACCGGTTATCGCTGGGCGATCCAGGATTCGGCCGGCGGCGTGCTCAAAGGCCTGGGCCCCGAGGTTTATCGCAACCCGGAAGACGCCGGCATCGTCGGCGCCGCCGGGGTCTCGACCTGGCGCTTCCAGGCGTTCAACGCCGGCACTGGGCGTCTGCGCCTGACTTATCAACAGCCCTGGGCTCCGGAAGTACCGCCCGTGGAAACCTTCGACTGCGCCATTGCGGTGAATTGA
- a CDS encoding lysoplasmalogenase: MGWLILALMGAATYLYGLAMHATLLCLLVKPMPVLALLGWLHDAPPGEYRRWISLGLIFSLVGDVLLAWPGDLFVFGLGAFLLAHLAYLKAYLSDCHRPALLPLALALGIGAVLLGILVSSGLGPLLVPVIVYGLAISAMLWRALARLGTEVPKRSAWLAAAGALAFVFSDSLIGINRFIQPFHAAPYLIIISYWLGQWGITASAFPQKQR, from the coding sequence GTGGGTTGGCTGATCCTTGCACTGATGGGCGCAGCCACTTACCTGTACGGCCTGGCCATGCACGCCACGCTGCTGTGTCTGCTGGTCAAGCCTATGCCGGTGCTGGCCCTGCTCGGTTGGCTGCACGATGCGCCGCCAGGCGAGTATCGGCGCTGGATCAGCCTCGGGCTGATTTTTTCGCTGGTGGGCGATGTGCTGCTGGCCTGGCCGGGGGATCTGTTCGTGTTCGGCCTTGGCGCGTTTCTGCTGGCGCACCTGGCTTACCTGAAAGCTTACCTGAGCGACTGTCACCGTCCGGCGCTGCTGCCATTGGCCCTGGCCTTGGGCATCGGCGCAGTGCTGTTGGGGATACTGGTGTCGAGCGGTCTCGGGCCGTTGCTGGTGCCGGTGATTGTCTACGGCCTGGCTATCAGCGCCATGCTCTGGCGAGCCCTGGCACGGTTGGGTACCGAGGTGCCGAAACGCTCGGCCTGGCTGGCCGCCGCCGGGGCGCTGGCCTTTGTGTTTTCCGACAGCCTGATCGGCATCAACCGGTTCATACAGCCCTTCCATGCCGCGCCTTATCTGATCATCATCAGTTATTGGCTGGGCCAATGGGGCATCACGGCGTCAGCGTTCCCGCAAAAGCAGCGCTGA
- the cmoA gene encoding carboxy-S-adenosyl-L-methionine synthase CmoA has product MSKEPDRLFAQPLAQVPDFAFNEDVVRVFPDMIKRSVPGYPTIVENLGVLAAQFAQPNSVLYDLGSSLGAVTQALRRHVRTDGCRVIAVDNSAAMVERCREYLNGQDSMFQELLPVEVIEGDILALTFQPASVVALNFTLQFIAPDQRTALLSRIRQSLLPGGALILSEKLRFNDVEEHALLTDLHVAFKRANGYSELEIAQKRSAIENVMKPDSLEEHRERLLAAGFSKVVPWFQCLNFASLIALP; this is encoded by the coding sequence GTGAGCAAAGAACCCGATCGCCTATTCGCCCAACCCCTGGCCCAAGTGCCGGACTTCGCCTTCAACGAGGACGTGGTGCGGGTGTTTCCGGACATGATCAAGCGTTCGGTGCCGGGTTACCCGACCATCGTCGAAAACCTCGGCGTGCTCGCCGCGCAATTCGCCCAACCCAATAGCGTGCTCTATGACCTGGGTTCGTCCCTGGGTGCGGTGACCCAGGCCCTGCGCCGCCATGTGCGCACCGACGGTTGCCGTGTCATCGCTGTGGATAACTCGGCGGCCATGGTCGAGCGTTGCCGCGAATACCTCAACGGCCAGGACTCGATGTTCCAGGAGTTGCTGCCCGTTGAGGTGATCGAAGGCGACATCCTCGCCCTGACGTTCCAGCCTGCCTCGGTGGTGGCGCTGAACTTCACTCTGCAATTCATCGCGCCGGACCAGCGCACCGCGCTGTTGAGCCGCATTCGCCAGTCGCTGCTGCCCGGCGGCGCCCTGATCCTGTCGGAAAAACTGCGCTTCAACGATGTCGAGGAACACGCCCTGCTCACCGACCTGCACGTGGCGTTCAAACGCGCCAACGGCTACAGCGAGCTGGAGATTGCCCAGAAACGCAGCGCCATCGAAAACGTCATGAAGCCCGATAGCCTCGAAGAACACCGCGAACGCCTGTTGGCGGCTGGGTTCTCGAAAGTCGTGCCGTGGTTCCAGTGTCTTAACTTCGCCTCGTTGATTGCCCTGCCATGA
- the cmoB gene encoding tRNA 5-methoxyuridine(34)/uridine 5-oxyacetic acid(34) synthase CmoB has protein sequence MIDLSPLARRLAGTPLADWAATLQTQLDSKMEKGHGDLERWQNALDALPMLQPTEIDLLNGLTLDTDCSDETRARMRTALMGLSPWRKGPFDLFGVHVDTEWRSDWKWSRVAPHLDLKGKRILDVGCGNGYYMWRMLGAGADTVIGVDPNWLFFCQFQAVQRYLSQPNAWHLPFPFEALPAELEGFDTVFSMGVFYHRRSPIEHLLALKDCLVKGGELVLETLVIEGDEHQVLVPEDRYAQMRNVWFLPSVPALERWLRRAGFSDVRCVDVSLTTVEEQRSTEWMKYQSLSDFLDPADHSKTIEGLPAPMRAVIVARK, from the coding sequence ATGATCGATCTGTCTCCCCTCGCCCGCCGCCTGGCCGGTACCCCCTTGGCCGATTGGGCCGCGACCCTGCAGACGCAACTCGACAGCAAAATGGAAAAAGGCCATGGCGACCTGGAGCGCTGGCAGAACGCTCTCGACGCCTTGCCAATGCTGCAACCGACTGAAATCGACCTGCTGAACGGGCTGACCCTCGACACCGATTGCTCCGACGAAACCCGGGCACGAATGCGCACGGCGTTGATGGGCCTGTCGCCGTGGCGCAAAGGGCCGTTCGACCTGTTTGGCGTGCACGTGGACACCGAATGGCGCTCGGACTGGAAGTGGTCGCGGGTCGCACCGCACCTGGATCTCAAAGGCAAGCGCATCCTCGACGTGGGCTGCGGCAATGGTTACTACATGTGGCGCATGCTCGGCGCCGGGGCCGACACGGTGATCGGCGTCGACCCCAACTGGCTGTTCTTCTGCCAGTTCCAGGCCGTGCAGCGTTACCTGTCACAGCCCAATGCCTGGCACTTGCCATTCCCCTTCGAAGCGTTGCCCGCAGAGCTGGAAGGCTTCGACACGGTGTTCTCCATGGGCGTGTTCTACCATCGCCGCTCGCCGATCGAACACCTGCTGGCCCTCAAGGACTGCCTGGTCAAAGGCGGCGAACTGGTGCTGGAAACCCTGGTAATCGAAGGCGACGAACATCAGGTGCTGGTGCCCGAGGACCGCTACGCGCAGATGCGCAATGTGTGGTTCCTACCCTCGGTCCCGGCCCTGGAACGCTGGCTGCGCCGCGCCGGGTTCAGCGATGTGCGTTGCGTGGACGTGAGCCTGACCACCGTGGAAGAACAGCGCAGCACCGAGTGGATGAAGTATCAGTCGCTGAGCGACTTCCTCGATCCCGCCGACCACAGCAAAACCATCGAAGGACTGCCGGCACCAATGCGGGCAGTGATTGTGGCGCGGAAATAA
- the tadA gene encoding tRNA adenosine(34) deaminase TadA produces the protein MRQIRPARIIDRSRDQDFMREALALAAQGAALGEVPVGAVLVQDGEIIGRGFNCPISGHDPSAHAEMVAIRAAAQAVSNYRLPGSTLYVTLEPCSMCAGLIVHSRIARVVYGALEPKAGIVQSQGQFFSQGFLNHRVMFEGGVLAEECSTVLSEFFKARRAKSSD, from the coding sequence ATGCGCCAGATTCGCCCCGCCAGAATCATCGACCGCAGCCGTGACCAGGACTTCATGCGCGAAGCCCTGGCCCTCGCCGCACAAGGCGCAGCCCTGGGCGAAGTGCCGGTGGGCGCGGTTCTGGTGCAGGATGGCGAGATCATCGGCCGTGGCTTCAACTGCCCGATCAGCGGCCACGACCCCAGCGCCCATGCGGAAATGGTCGCCATCCGCGCCGCCGCCCAGGCGGTGAGCAACTATCGCCTGCCCGGCAGTACCCTTTATGTGACGCTGGAGCCCTGCAGCATGTGCGCCGGCCTCATCGTCCATTCGCGTATCGCCCGGGTCGTCTACGGCGCCCTGGAGCCCAAGGCCGGGATCGTGCAGAGCCAGGGGCAGTTTTTCAGCCAGGGTTTCCTGAACCATCGGGTGATGTTCGAAGGCGGGGTGCTGGCTGAAGAATGCAGCACGGTGTTGAGTGAGTTCTTCAAGGCCCGTAGAGCCAAATCCTCAGACTGA
- a CDS encoding multicopper oxidase family protein, translating to MSFTRRQILGGLAGLVVVGVGAGGASRYWLGKMADAEAGHDYELIAAPLDVELVAGHKTQAWAFGPSAPGTELRVRQGEWLRVRFINHLPVATTIHWHGIRLPLEMDGVPYVSQLPVLPGEYFDYKFRVPDAGSYWYHPHVNSSEELGRGLVGPLIIEEREPTGFKYEQTLSLKSWHVDEQGQFVAFSIPREAARGGTAGRLATINGVPEAVIELPAGQITRVRLLNLDNTLTYRINIPGVEAQIYALDGNPVEPRPLGKEYWLGPGMRICLAIKAPPAGEELSLRNGPVRLGTLRSVPNSDAPTQWPAALPPNPVSEPDLANAEKLNFNFEWVGSVSVNVDNGKPPSLWQINGKAWDITDKTCADRPIATLKKGQSYIFELKNMTQYQHPIHLHGMSFKVIASNRHKVVPYFTDTYLLGKNERAQVALVADNPGVWMFHCHVIDHMETGLMAAIEVA from the coding sequence ATGTCCTTTACCCGTCGCCAAATACTCGGTGGCCTGGCCGGTCTTGTTGTCGTTGGTGTGGGGGCGGGAGGTGCTTCGCGGTATTGGCTGGGCAAGATGGCGGATGCCGAGGCTGGCCACGACTATGAATTGATCGCGGCGCCCCTGGACGTCGAGTTGGTGGCCGGGCACAAGACCCAGGCCTGGGCCTTCGGTCCGTCGGCGCCGGGCACCGAGTTGCGAGTGCGCCAGGGTGAATGGCTGCGGGTACGTTTCATCAACCACCTGCCGGTCGCCACCACCATTCATTGGCACGGGATCCGTTTGCCGCTGGAGATGGACGGCGTGCCGTATGTCTCGCAACTGCCGGTGTTGCCGGGCGAGTATTTCGATTACAAGTTCCGCGTGCCGGATGCCGGCAGCTATTGGTATCACCCCCACGTCAACAGCAGCGAGGAGCTCGGGCGTGGGCTGGTGGGGCCGCTGATCATCGAAGAGCGCGAGCCTACCGGGTTCAAGTACGAACAAACCCTGAGCCTCAAGAGCTGGCATGTGGACGAGCAAGGCCAGTTCGTGGCGTTCAGCATTCCTCGCGAAGCCGCGCGAGGTGGCACGGCCGGGCGCCTGGCGACCATCAACGGCGTGCCGGAGGCGGTGATTGAGCTGCCGGCCGGGCAGATTACTCGGGTGCGTTTGCTCAACCTGGATAACACCCTGACCTACCGGATCAATATTCCAGGCGTCGAAGCGCAGATCTATGCGCTGGACGGCAACCCCGTCGAACCGCGCCCGCTGGGCAAGGAATACTGGCTTGGCCCGGGCATGCGCATTTGCCTGGCGATCAAGGCGCCGCCGGCCGGGGAAGAGCTGTCGTTGCGCAATGGCCCGGTGCGCCTGGGGACTTTGCGTTCGGTGCCTAACAGTGACGCACCGACCCAGTGGCCGGCGGCGCTGCCACCCAACCCGGTGTCCGAGCCGGACCTGGCCAATGCCGAGAAACTCAACTTCAATTTCGAATGGGTTGGCTCGGTGTCGGTCAACGTCGACAATGGCAAGCCGCCGAGTCTGTGGCAGATCAACGGCAAAGCCTGGGACATCACCGACAAGACCTGCGCCGACCGGCCAATCGCCACGCTGAAAAAAGGCCAGAGCTACATTTTCGAATTGAAGAACATGACCCAGTACCAGCATCCGATCCATTTGCACGGCATGAGCTTCAAGGTGATTGCATCGAACCGGCACAAGGTCGTGCCGTACTTCACCGACACTTACCTGCTGGGCAAGAACGAGCGGGCGCAGGTGGCGCTGGTGGCGGATAATCCGGGGGTGTGGATGTTCCACTGCCATGTCATCGACCACATGGAAACCGGCCTGATGGCCGCCATCGAGGTGGCTTGA
- a CDS encoding DUF6632 domain-containing protein, with product MNDTQKLAALRIVLIVVGLIAVFAFWPLMVLWPSGWAWHSGHSDYPLMMVGIYATLGVFLLLASRDPLKHLSLIWFTVWSSVVHGAIMAVQSFGIGMDGASQYGHLLGDVPALLIVAVVLAFLTPRGEKAHLLPD from the coding sequence ATGAATGACACTCAAAAACTTGCCGCCTTGCGCATCGTCTTGATCGTAGTCGGTCTGATCGCCGTCTTCGCGTTCTGGCCGTTGATGGTTCTGTGGCCGTCCGGTTGGGCGTGGCACAGCGGCCATTCCGATTATCCGCTGATGATGGTCGGCATCTATGCGACGCTCGGTGTGTTCCTGCTGCTGGCATCCCGCGATCCGCTGAAACACCTGAGCTTGATCTGGTTCACGGTGTGGTCGAGCGTCGTGCATGGCGCGATCATGGCTGTGCAGTCGTTTGGCATCGGGATGGACGGGGCAAGCCAGTACGGCCATCTATTGGGCGATGTGCCTGCGTTGCTCATTGTCGCAGTGGTGCTGGCATTCTTAACACCGCGGGGCGAGAAAGCGCATTTGCTGCCTGATTGA
- a CDS encoding SDR family oxidoreductase has product MTHWTVSDIPSQRGRTAVVTGTGGLGFQDALALARAGANVIIAGRNPSKGAAAVDQIRQSVPGANVTFGALDLASLESIESFGERLRSSRDSLDLLINNAAVMAPPKRQVTCDGFELQFGTNYLGHFALTAQLLPLLRKGNKPRVVSLSSVAARSGTINFDDLQAQRSYRPMPVYSQSKLACLIFALELQRRSDAAGWGIQSIAAHPGISRTDLLPNGAGAWSVPGMARRYMWFLFQPAAQGALPTIFAATSPQAQGGVYYGPDRLGEIRGYPAVAKIPAQALDASVAARLWIESQGLTEAVFR; this is encoded by the coding sequence ATGACCCACTGGACAGTTTCCGACATCCCTTCCCAACGCGGCCGTACGGCGGTCGTCACCGGTACTGGCGGCCTTGGATTCCAAGACGCGCTGGCACTGGCCCGCGCCGGTGCGAATGTCATCATCGCAGGTCGAAATCCGTCGAAAGGGGCGGCGGCAGTCGATCAGATTCGCCAAAGTGTTCCCGGCGCGAATGTGACTTTCGGGGCACTGGACCTCGCCAGCCTCGAATCCATCGAGTCGTTTGGTGAGCGTCTGCGGAGTTCGCGCGACAGCCTGGACTTGCTGATCAACAACGCGGCAGTGATGGCGCCGCCGAAGCGTCAGGTGACTTGCGACGGATTCGAGTTGCAGTTCGGCACGAACTACCTGGGTCACTTCGCCTTGACTGCCCAACTGCTGCCGCTGTTGCGCAAGGGCAACAAGCCACGCGTGGTCAGCCTTTCAAGCGTCGCCGCTCGAAGCGGCACGATCAACTTCGATGATCTGCAAGCTCAGCGCAGCTACAGGCCGATGCCGGTTTACAGCCAATCGAAACTCGCTTGCCTGATATTCGCCCTTGAATTGCAACGCCGCAGCGATGCTGCAGGCTGGGGCATCCAGAGCATCGCTGCCCATCCTGGCATTTCGCGCACCGATCTGTTGCCCAATGGCGCCGGCGCATGGAGCGTTCCGGGTATGGCTCGTCGTTACATGTGGTTCCTGTTCCAGCCGGCAGCGCAGGGGGCGTTGCCGACCATCTTCGCTGCGACTTCACCGCAGGCTCAAGGCGGTGTCTATTACGGCCCGGACAGGCTCGGCGAAATACGCGGCTATCCGGCCGTTGCCAAGATTCCTGCGCAAGCACTGGATGCGAGCGTCGCTGCGAGGCTGTGGATTGAATCGCAAGGGCTTACGGAAGCGGTCTTTCGGTAA
- a CDS encoding TetR/AcrR family transcriptional regulator, protein MSESFPPADAAPTEGLRESKRRETRQRIAEAGQRLFLANGYEGTTLDTIAAAAGISRRTFFSYFKSKDDIILFWQDADSARLIADLLKTSPDVPPLDAVRDVMVKHIARYTTEQMTAVDNLMRSSESLLARKQAYYAEQEQALFNALCEVWRQPERRLALRMVAVVSVGAMRLALQAWRDQTGQRKPVAKFLEDAFDSLRAEL, encoded by the coding sequence ATGTCAGAATCCTTCCCCCCCGCAGATGCAGCACCCACAGAAGGCTTGCGCGAAAGCAAGCGCCGCGAAACACGCCAGCGCATCGCCGAGGCCGGCCAGCGCCTGTTCCTTGCCAACGGGTACGAAGGCACGACGCTGGACACCATCGCGGCAGCGGCTGGCATCTCACGCCGCACGTTTTTCTCGTACTTCAAATCGAAGGACGACATCATCTTGTTCTGGCAGGACGCCGATTCGGCCAGGCTGATTGCCGATCTGCTGAAGACATCGCCCGACGTACCGCCACTCGATGCCGTTCGCGATGTGATGGTCAAGCACATCGCGCGCTATACGACCGAGCAGATGACAGCCGTGGACAATCTCATGCGTTCGAGCGAGTCGCTTCTTGCGCGCAAGCAGGCGTACTACGCGGAACAGGAGCAAGCGCTGTTCAACGCGCTGTGTGAGGTCTGGCGGCAGCCTGAGCGGCGGTTGGCCCTTCGGATGGTGGCTGTGGTGTCCGTCGGTGCGATGAGACTCGCGCTTCAGGCGTGGCGGGATCAGACCGGCCAGCGAAAACCGGTGGCCAAATTCCTGGAGGACGCCTTTGACAGTTTGAGAGCAGAGCTTTGA
- a CDS encoding SDR family oxidoreductase yields the protein MSFDLHLNGLRTLVTGGTLGLGAAVVKTLVEAGARVATSARTVPAEPVEGVTYVAADLSTAQGTNHLAQTVLQDWGGVDILINVLGGSKTPGGGFAAISDEHWFAELNLNLMPAVRLDRALLPAMLAQGSGVIIHVSSIQRVLPLPESTTAYAAAKGALTTYSKSLAREVTPKGVRVLSVAPGWIETEASVAFAQRMAADAGTDYEGGKKIVMDWLGGIPVGRPATPQEVADLIAFLASPRSASIAGSEYRIDGGTVPTL from the coding sequence ATGAGCTTCGACCTTCATCTGAATGGCCTGCGGACATTGGTCACCGGCGGCACGCTGGGCCTTGGCGCTGCAGTCGTGAAAACCCTTGTGGAGGCCGGCGCTCGGGTGGCGACATCCGCGCGCACCGTGCCAGCGGAGCCGGTGGAGGGCGTCACCTACGTGGCTGCCGATCTGTCGACGGCGCAAGGTACGAATCACCTTGCTCAGACCGTCCTGCAGGACTGGGGCGGCGTCGATATCCTGATCAACGTGCTCGGCGGTTCGAAGACCCCCGGTGGCGGTTTCGCCGCGATCAGTGATGAGCACTGGTTCGCCGAGCTGAACCTGAACTTGATGCCTGCCGTACGCCTGGATCGTGCGTTGCTGCCAGCGATGCTGGCTCAGGGCTCCGGCGTCATCATCCACGTCAGCTCCATCCAGCGCGTGCTGCCTTTGCCCGAGTCCACCACCGCCTACGCCGCAGCCAAGGGGGCCCTCACGACCTACAGCAAGTCTCTGGCGAGAGAGGTGACGCCGAAGGGCGTTCGCGTGCTGAGCGTTGCGCCGGGCTGGATTGAGACTGAGGCTTCCGTAGCGTTTGCGCAGCGGATGGCGGCAGACGCCGGAACGGATTACGAGGGCGGCAAGAAAATCGTCATGGATTGGCTGGGAGGAATTCCAGTGGGCCGACCGGCCACACCACAAGAGGTGGCCGATTTGATCGCTTTCCTGGCGTCCCCTCGGTCCGCTTCGATCGCAGGGTCCGAGTATCGGATCGACGGCGGCACCGTTCCGACTCTTTAG
- a CDS encoding nuclear transport factor 2 family protein, with protein MNTLTLPEPIAAYFAAEHNPDALARCFTAQAVMKDDGHTYTGINAIKAFMAEASAKYSATSVPFAIEGEDGFQLVRANVTGNFPGSPIVLSYRFRLERGLIASLEITA; from the coding sequence TTGAACACCTTGACCCTTCCTGAGCCTATTGCCGCGTACTTCGCGGCCGAACACAACCCCGACGCCTTGGCGCGTTGCTTCACCGCGCAAGCCGTCATGAAGGACGACGGTCATACCTACACGGGCATCAACGCCATCAAGGCCTTTATGGCCGAGGCATCGGCCAAGTACAGCGCGACGAGCGTGCCATTCGCCATTGAGGGAGAGGACGGCTTTCAACTTGTCCGCGCCAACGTCACCGGCAACTTCCCTGGCAGCCCGATCGTCCTGTCCTACCGCTTTCGCCTTGAACGCGGCCTGATCGCATCGCTGGAGATCACGGCATGA
- a CDS encoding LysR family transcriptional regulator — MRGSDFAELKAFVAVVERQSFARAAEHLGLSPSALSQTIRQLEGRIGARLLNRTTRSVAPSASGELLYRRIAPLFREMAAAVAQASEATGQMSGTLRINTLGIAARTIIAPRLSRFHQAHPDVVLDIVVDDALADIVAGRFDAGIRVGGQLEKDMVAVRLTPDLNMVAVASPDYIARRGTPKSPADLHNHTCINWRLQMDGRQYRWEFKKRGQRLEVAVDGPVVTNHADIGIAAALNGLGIAYHFERDGVGELLTQGRLVQVLPDWSISRPGLFLYYPSRQHRPALLGAFIDCLLDRKPFDQL; from the coding sequence ATGCGCGGATCCGACTTCGCTGAACTGAAGGCCTTCGTAGCCGTCGTGGAACGCCAGAGCTTTGCCCGAGCTGCAGAGCATTTGGGCCTATCGCCGTCGGCACTCAGCCAGACCATCCGGCAACTCGAAGGCCGCATCGGCGCTCGCCTTCTGAATCGCACAACTCGAAGCGTCGCGCCATCGGCCAGTGGCGAACTGCTCTACAGGCGCATAGCGCCATTGTTTCGGGAGATGGCTGCTGCAGTCGCCCAAGCCAGTGAGGCGACAGGACAGATGAGCGGCACGCTTCGCATCAACACGCTGGGGATCGCAGCGCGGACCATCATCGCGCCCCGGCTTTCACGCTTCCATCAAGCACACCCTGACGTGGTTCTCGACATCGTGGTCGACGACGCGCTCGCCGATATCGTCGCGGGCCGCTTTGATGCGGGCATCCGCGTGGGTGGGCAGCTCGAGAAAGACATGGTTGCCGTCCGCCTCACGCCGGACCTGAACATGGTGGCCGTGGCCTCCCCGGACTATATCGCCCGTAGAGGAACCCCCAAGTCGCCCGCCGATTTGCATAACCATACATGCATCAACTGGCGGCTCCAGATGGACGGCAGGCAATATCGCTGGGAGTTCAAGAAACGAGGGCAACGACTCGAAGTGGCGGTGGACGGCCCCGTCGTCACCAATCATGCTGACATCGGCATTGCTGCTGCGCTGAACGGGCTCGGCATTGCCTATCACTTTGAGCGAGATGGCGTGGGCGAGCTCTTGACCCAGGGGCGGCTGGTCCAGGTCCTGCCGGACTGGTCGATTTCGCGCCCGGGGCTGTTCCTCTACTATCCGAGCCGCCAGCATCGACCAGCCCTCCTAGGGGCGTTCATCGACTGTCTCCTGGATCGAAAACCGTTCGATCAGCTCTAG
- the guaA gene encoding glutamine-hydrolyzing GMP synthase, which yields MVLDIHAHRILILDFGSQYTQLIARRVREIGVYCELHPFDMDDEAIREFAPKGVILAGGPESVHEADSPRCPQAVFDLGVPVFGICYGMQTMAEQLGGKVEGSDLREFGYARVDVVGKSRLLDGIEDHIDADGLFGLDVWMSHGDKVTKMPEDFHILASTPSCPIAGMFNDDRRYYGVQFHPEVTHTKQGGRILSRFILDICGCEALWTPSKIAEDAIAQVRAQVGTDNVLLGLSGGVDSSVVAALLHKAIGDQLTCVFVDNGLLRLHEGEQVMAMFAENMGVKVIRANAEEQFLNNLAGESDPEKKRKIIGRTFIDVFDAESCKLDNIKYLAQGTIYPDVIESAGAKSGKAHVIKSHHNVGGLPEEMNLKLVEPLRELFKDEVRRLGLELGLPYDMVYRHPFPGPGLGVRILGEVKKEYADLLRRADHIFIEELRKADWYHKVSQAFVVFQPVKSVGVVGDGRRYAWVVALRAVETIDFMTARWAHLPYELLETVSGRIINEIEGISRVTYDVSSKPPATIEWE from the coding sequence ATGGTCCTCGACATTCACGCTCACCGCATCCTGATCCTCGACTTCGGTTCCCAGTACACCCAGCTGATCGCCCGCCGCGTGCGTGAAATCGGCGTGTACTGCGAATTGCATCCGTTCGACATGGATGACGAAGCGATTCGCGAATTCGCGCCTAAAGGCGTCATCCTCGCTGGTGGCCCCGAGTCCGTGCACGAAGCCGACAGCCCGCGCTGCCCACAAGCGGTGTTCGACCTGGGCGTGCCGGTCTTCGGTATCTGCTACGGCATGCAGACCATGGCTGAACAACTGGGCGGCAAGGTCGAAGGTTCCGACCTGCGTGAGTTCGGTTACGCCCGCGTCGATGTGGTCGGCAAGAGCCGTCTGCTGGACGGCATCGAAGACCATATCGACGCCGACGGCCTGTTCGGCCTGGACGTGTGGATGAGCCACGGTGACAAGGTCACCAAGATGCCGGAAGACTTCCACATCCTGGCCAGCACCCCGAGCTGCCCGATTGCCGGTATGTTCAACGATGATCGTCGCTACTACGGCGTGCAGTTCCACCCGGAAGTGACCCACACCAAGCAAGGCGGCCGCATCCTGTCGCGCTTCATCCTCGACATCTGCGGATGCGAAGCCCTGTGGACCCCGTCGAAAATCGCGGAAGACGCCATCGCTCAGGTCCGTGCTCAAGTCGGCACCGACAACGTGCTGCTGGGCCTGTCCGGCGGTGTGGACTCCTCTGTGGTCGCGGCGCTGTTGCACAAGGCCATTGGCGACCAACTGACCTGCGTCTTCGTCGACAACGGCCTGCTGCGCCTGCACGAAGGCGAGCAAGTGATGGCCATGTTCGCCGAGAACATGGGCGTCAAGGTGATCCGCGCCAACGCCGAAGAGCAGTTCCTGAACAACCTGGCCGGCGAGTCCGACCCGGAGAAGAAGCGCAAGATCATCGGCCGTACCTTCATCGACGTGTTCGACGCCGAATCCTGCAAGCTGGACAACATCAAGTACCTGGCCCAGGGCACCATCTACCCCGACGTGATCGAGTCGGCCGGCGCCAAGAGCGGCAAGGCCCACGTGATCAAGTCCCACCACAACGTCGGTGGCCTGCCGGAAGAGATGAACCTCAAGCTGGTCGAGCCGCTGCGCGAACTGTTCAAGGACGAAGTACGTCGCCTCGGCCTGGAACTGGGCCTGCCCTACGACATGGTCTACCGCCACCCATTCCCGGGCCCGGGCCTGGGCGTGCGGATCCTCGGTGAAGTGAAGAAGGAATACGCCGACCTGCTGCGTCGCGCCGACCACATCTTCATCGAAGAACTGCGCAAGGCCGACTGGTACCACAAGGTCAGCCAGGCCTTCGTGGTGTTCCAACCGGTGAAATCGGTGGGCGTGGTTGGCGATGGCCGTCGTTACGCCTGGGTCGTGGCCCTGCGTGCCGTGGAAACCATCGACTTCATGACCGCTCGCTGGGCACACCTGCCGTACGAGCTGCTGGAAACCGTTTCCGGACGCATCATCAACGAAATCGAAGGCATCTCCCGCGTCACGTATGACGTGTCGAGCAAGCCGCCGGCGACGATTGAGTGGGAATGA